A genomic region of Kineococcus rhizosphaerae contains the following coding sequences:
- a CDS encoding transglutaminase family protein, with amino-acid sequence MDGGEVLMRLRIVHTTTHTYDGDVVASFNEARMTPLTTPHQTTLDARLEISPTATVTPYWDYWGTHVTAFDLHARHDRLVTTATSLVETDRGRGRGGTAHRSLSWDDLGGDDVTDTLAEFLAPTPRTTAPADGFADQVRDLVAGADPREAAHRICSWVHDAVEYVPGATGVHATAEESWVLRRGVCQDLAHLALAGLRTVGVPARYVSGYLHPRRAPEVGQEVAGESHAWIDFFDGAWTGWDPTNDIAVGDRHVVVARARDYSDVSPLQGVYSGPRSTVDARVLVTRVA; translated from the coding sequence GTGGACGGCGGGGAGGTCCTGATGCGGCTGCGCATCGTGCACACGACGACGCACACCTACGACGGCGACGTGGTGGCGAGCTTCAACGAGGCCCGCATGACCCCGTTGACGACACCGCACCAGACGACGCTCGACGCGCGCCTGGAGATCAGCCCGACGGCGACCGTGACGCCCTACTGGGACTACTGGGGCACGCACGTCACGGCCTTCGACCTGCACGCCCGCCACGACCGCCTCGTGACCACGGCGACCTCCCTGGTGGAGACCGACCGCGGCCGCGGCCGCGGCGGCACGGCGCACCGCTCGCTGTCCTGGGACGACCTGGGCGGTGACGACGTCACCGACACCCTCGCCGAGTTCCTCGCCCCCACGCCGCGCACCACCGCCCCCGCCGACGGCTTCGCCGACCAGGTCCGCGACCTCGTCGCCGGCGCCGACCCGCGCGAGGCGGCGCACCGGATCTGCAGCTGGGTCCACGACGCCGTCGAGTACGTCCCCGGCGCCACGGGCGTGCACGCCACGGCCGAGGAGTCGTGGGTGCTGCGCCGCGGGGTCTGCCAGGACCTGGCCCACCTCGCCCTGGCGGGTCTGCGGACCGTCGGGGTGCCCGCGCGCTACGTCTCGGGGTACCTGCACCCGCGGCGCGCCCCCGAGGTCGGCCAGGAGGTCGCGGGGGAGTCGCACGCCTGGATCGACTTCTTCGACGGCGCGTGGACGGGCTGGGACCCGACCAACGACATCGCCGTCGGGGACCGTCACGTGGTCGTCGCCCGCGCCCGCGACTACTCCGACGTCTCCCCGCTGCAGGGCGTCTACTCCGGTCCCCGCTCGACGGTGGACGCGCGGGTCCTCGTCACCCGCGTGGCCTGA
- a CDS encoding amidohydrolase: MLLKNVHRAGRLVDLLLSAGRVRAIGRDLADAAGEPAVDAEGAFLLPGLVDSHVHLTQWAAARRRVDVQAAASPAEAARTLRENAGPGDDLVLGHGYRDALWAEPAHRDVLDAAFGERPVVVVSMDLHAAWVNSAAARRFGVDEPTGVLREGPAMELLTRAGNVGDAVLDGWVAEATRAAAARGVTGIVDLEYAPVGNWHRRERPAVRVAAGIWPEWLEDAIAAGWRTGDRLAGDRVAVGPVKFVVDGSLGTRTAYCHDAYPSGGHGVLRLPLAELAPALRRATTHGLDVAVHAIGDDAVRVALDAFADVGCRGSVEHAQQVHPGDVPRFAELGVVASVQPRHAVDDRDAVAVHWGSGAERAYPYADLLAAGTELRLGSDAPVAPLDPWDALASAVHRTVDEREPWHPDQHLPFVAALAASSAGRRGVFVGDVADLTLVAEDPRRTFAERGAQALRRTEVVATLVGGEFTHGGR, encoded by the coding sequence GTGCTGCTGAAGAACGTCCACCGCGCCGGCCGCCTCGTCGACCTCCTCCTGTCCGCCGGCCGGGTCCGCGCCATCGGCCGGGACCTCGCGGACGCCGCCGGGGAACCGGCCGTCGACGCGGAGGGCGCGTTCCTGCTGCCGGGCCTCGTCGACTCCCACGTCCACCTCACGCAGTGGGCCGCGGCCCGGCGCCGCGTCGACGTGCAGGCCGCCGCGTCACCCGCCGAGGCCGCCCGGACCCTGCGGGAGAACGCCGGACCGGGCGACGACCTCGTCCTCGGCCACGGGTACCGCGACGCGCTGTGGGCCGAACCCGCGCACCGCGACGTCCTCGACGCCGCGTTCGGCGAGCGCCCCGTGGTGGTCGTGAGCATGGACCTGCACGCCGCCTGGGTGAACTCCGCGGCCGCGCGGCGCTTCGGGGTCGACGAGCCCACGGGCGTCCTGCGGGAGGGGCCGGCGATGGAGCTGCTGACCCGGGCGGGCAACGTCGGGGACGCGGTGCTGGACGGCTGGGTGGCCGAGGCGACCCGGGCGGCGGCGGCCCGCGGGGTCACGGGGATCGTGGACCTGGAGTACGCCCCGGTCGGGAACTGGCACCGGCGGGAGCGGCCCGCCGTGCGGGTCGCCGCGGGGATCTGGCCCGAGTGGCTGGAGGACGCGATCGCGGCCGGGTGGCGGACGGGGGACCGGCTGGCCGGGGACCGGGTCGCGGTCGGGCCGGTGAAGTTCGTCGTCGACGGTTCCCTCGGCACGCGCACCGCCTACTGCCACGACGCCTACCCGTCGGGTGGTCACGGGGTGCTGCGGCTGCCGCTGGCCGAGCTGGCGCCGGCGCTGCGCCGGGCCACGACGCACGGCCTGGACGTGGCCGTCCACGCCATCGGCGACGACGCCGTCCGGGTGGCGCTCGACGCCTTCGCCGACGTCGGCTGCCGGGGCAGCGTCGAGCACGCCCAGCAGGTCCACCCGGGCGACGTCCCGCGGTTCGCCGAGCTGGGGGTCGTGGCGAGCGTCCAGCCGCGGCACGCCGTCGACGACCGCGACGCCGTGGCCGTGCACTGGGGGAGCGGCGCCGAACGCGCCTACCCGTACGCGGACCTGCTGGCGGCGGGGACCGAGCTGCGGCTCGGCTCGGACGCACCGGTCGCCCCGCTGGACCCGTGGGACGCCCTGGCCAGCGCCGTCCACCGCACGGTCGACGAGCGCGAACCCTGGCACCCCGACCAGCACCTGCCGTTCGTGGCGGCGCTCGCGGCGAGCTCGGCGGGCCGTCGCGGGGTGTTCGTCGGCGACGTCGCCGACCTCACGCTGGTGGCCGAGGACCCGCGGCGGACGTTCGCCGAGCGGGGAGCGCAGGCGTTGCGCCGCACGGAGGTCGTCGCGACGCTGGTGGGTGGGGAGTTCACCCACGGGGGCCGGTGA
- a CDS encoding NAD(P)-dependent oxidoreductase: MTRVGVLGAGRMGLPLVRRWTAAGFDVLVHDPAPVDVPVHPLAEVTSAADVLVTVLPGAAEVAAVVPGLDLRPGTVWLDLTSGDPRTTGRIAQGFASRGVGTVAAAMGGGPPEAADGTLDLFVGGASADVERVAPLLAAVSRSVRRLGEAPGAGQTAKLVANLLWFAQSVAVTEALLLGRSAGLDPAVLTQALAGSAGDSAFLQRHAGALLAGDHLTTFGLDRCVEELEVLERMAQDAAVPFDLHRGVLDLHRQALAEFGPVPGELLAAHLLQLRAGESFTGPRG; encoded by the coding sequence GTGACGCGCGTGGGGGTGCTGGGGGCCGGCCGGATGGGGCTGCCCCTCGTCCGGCGCTGGACGGCCGCGGGGTTCGACGTGCTCGTCCACGACCCCGCGCCGGTCGACGTGCCCGTCCACCCGCTCGCGGAGGTGACCTCGGCCGCGGACGTGCTCGTGACCGTCCTGCCCGGGGCCGCCGAGGTGGCCGCGGTGGTGCCGGGCCTGGACCTGCGTCCCGGGACCGTCTGGCTCGACCTCACCAGCGGGGACCCGCGCACGACCGGGCGGATCGCGCAGGGGTTCGCCAGCCGCGGCGTCGGGACCGTCGCGGCCGCAATGGGCGGCGGACCGCCCGAGGCCGCGGACGGGACCCTCGACCTGTTCGTCGGCGGTGCGTCGGCCGACGTCGAGCGCGTCGCCCCGCTGCTGGCGGCGGTCTCCCGGTCGGTGCGCCGGCTCGGGGAGGCACCGGGGGCCGGGCAGACGGCCAAGCTCGTGGCGAACCTGCTGTGGTTCGCGCAGTCGGTGGCCGTCACCGAGGCCCTGCTGCTCGGACGGTCCGCGGGGCTGGACCCGGCCGTGCTGACGCAGGCGCTCGCCGGGTCCGCCGGGGACAGCGCGTTCCTGCAGCGGCACGCCGGCGCGCTGCTCGCCGGCGACCACCTCACGACGTTCGGGCTGGACCGGTGCGTCGAGGAGCTCGAGGTCCTGGAGCGGATGGCGCAGGACGCCGCGGTCCCCTTCGACCTGCACCGCGGGGTGCTGGACCTGCACCGCCAGGCCCTGGCCGAGTTCGGGCCCGTGCCCGGGGAACTGCTCGCCGCGCACCTGCTGCAACTGCGGGCGGGGGAATCCTTCACCGGCCCCCGTGGGTGA
- a CDS encoding pyridoxamine 5'-phosphate oxidase family protein, which yields MDTPVQTSLDPRYSAAEAAPVPWADAVERLRRAERWLVTTVRPDGRPHQSPVVGAVHAGVLWFCSGAHERKSLNLAGNPSVLLTAPGGPGGLDVVVEGTAEVVEDEPLLREVAEAVVAAHDESWRFSVSGGRFHHGPAVAVVFRVRPVVGFGFATGNPPGQTRWRFGAS from the coding sequence GTGGACACCCCCGTGCAGACCTCGCTGGACCCGCGCTACTCGGCCGCCGAGGCGGCCCCGGTGCCGTGGGCGGACGCCGTGGAGCGGCTGCGCCGGGCCGAGCGCTGGCTCGTCACGACGGTGCGCCCCGACGGGCGCCCGCACCAGAGCCCCGTCGTGGGGGCCGTGCACGCCGGGGTCCTGTGGTTCTGCAGCGGGGCCCACGAGCGCAAGAGCCTGAACCTCGCGGGCAACCCGTCGGTGCTGCTCACGGCCCCGGGCGGCCCCGGCGGCCTCGACGTGGTCGTGGAGGGGACGGCCGAGGTCGTCGAGGACGAACCCCTGCTGCGCGAGGTGGCCGAGGCCGTCGTCGCCGCGCACGACGAGTCCTGGCGGTTCAGCGTCTCCGGCGGACGCTTCCACCACGGCCCCGCCGTCGCCGTGGTGTTCCGCGTGCGTCCCGTCGTCGGCTTCGGCTTCGCCACGGGGAACCCTCCCGGCCAGACGCGCTGGCGGTTCGGGGCCAGCTGA
- a CDS encoding circularly permuted type 2 ATP-grasp protein, with translation MRDVFEGYRDSPSGAAGARAADEMFDDAGRPRPEWRALASALSELPAAELRARADQLASTFLDRGVTFDYAGEERPFPLDVVPRIIDAVQWERVERGVAQRVRVLEAFLADVYGPMRAVADGVVPRAVITSSSHFHRAAVGVEPAGGVRVHVAGIDLVRDEDGDFRVLEDNVRVPSGVSYVLENRQALTQVLPEALQAHRVQPVAGYPQDLLAALRAAAPAGVDDPTVVVLTPGVYNSAYFEHSLLARAMGVELVEGRDLVCRGNRVYTRTTAGERRVDVVYRRVDDEFLDPVHFRRDSVLGCAGILNAARAGGVSIANAVGNGVADDKLVYTYVPELTKYYLGEELILGNVPTYRLEIPAEREEALDRLDELVVKPVDGSGGKGLVVCPDASAEQVEDLRRRVLADPRGWIAQPVVALSTVPTLSGSRLRPRHVDLRPFAVNDGQRVRVLRGGLTRVALREGSLVVNSSQGGGSKDTWVLAGDESTDEVERIAVRPAETDLAPAPQHSASDAGPGAGSEQAQQQQQQHEGQG, from the coding sequence ATGCGTGACGTCTTCGAGGGCTACCGGGACTCCCCGAGCGGGGCCGCCGGGGCCCGTGCGGCCGACGAGATGTTCGACGACGCCGGCCGGCCGCGCCCGGAGTGGCGGGCGCTGGCCTCGGCCCTGTCCGAGCTGCCCGCCGCCGAGCTGCGGGCCCGGGCCGACCAGCTGGCCAGCACCTTCCTCGACCGCGGCGTCACCTTCGACTACGCCGGCGAGGAGCGGCCCTTCCCGCTCGACGTCGTGCCGCGGATCATCGACGCCGTCCAGTGGGAGCGGGTCGAGCGCGGCGTCGCCCAGCGCGTGCGGGTCCTCGAGGCGTTCCTGGCCGACGTCTACGGCCCCATGCGCGCGGTCGCCGACGGCGTCGTCCCGCGCGCGGTCATCACCAGCTCCAGCCACTTCCACCGCGCCGCGGTGGGCGTCGAACCGGCCGGCGGGGTGCGCGTGCACGTCGCCGGCATCGACCTGGTGCGCGACGAGGACGGCGACTTCCGCGTCCTGGAGGACAACGTCCGCGTGCCCTCGGGGGTCAGCTACGTCCTGGAGAACCGCCAGGCCCTCACGCAGGTGCTGCCCGAGGCGCTGCAGGCCCACCGCGTCCAGCCCGTCGCCGGCTACCCCCAGGACCTGCTCGCCGCGCTGCGGGCCGCCGCCCCCGCCGGCGTCGACGACCCGACCGTCGTCGTGCTCACCCCCGGGGTCTACAACTCCGCCTACTTCGAGCACTCGCTGCTGGCCCGCGCGATGGGCGTCGAGCTCGTCGAGGGCCGCGACCTGGTCTGCCGCGGCAACCGCGTCTACACGCGCACCACGGCCGGGGAACGGCGCGTCGACGTCGTCTACCGCCGCGTCGACGACGAGTTCCTCGACCCCGTGCACTTCCGCCGCGACTCCGTCCTGGGGTGCGCCGGCATCCTCAACGCCGCCCGGGCGGGGGGCGTGAGCATCGCCAACGCCGTCGGCAACGGCGTGGCTGACGACAAGCTCGTCTACACCTACGTCCCCGAGCTCACGAAGTACTACCTCGGGGAGGAGCTGATCCTCGGCAACGTCCCGACCTACCGCCTCGAGATCCCCGCCGAGCGCGAGGAGGCGCTGGACCGCCTGGACGAGCTCGTCGTCAAACCCGTCGACGGCTCCGGCGGCAAGGGGCTCGTCGTGTGCCCGGACGCCAGCGCCGAGCAGGTCGAGGACCTGCGCCGGCGGGTGCTCGCCGACCCGCGCGGCTGGATCGCCCAGCCCGTCGTGGCCCTCTCGACCGTCCCGACCCTGTCGGGCAGCCGGCTGCGGCCCCGGCACGTGGACCTGCGGCCGTTCGCCGTCAACGACGGGCAGCGCGTGCGGGTCCTGCGCGGCGGGCTCACCCGGGTGGCGCTGCGCGAGGGCTCGCTCGTGGTGAACTCCAGCCAGGGCGGCGGGTCCAAGGACACCTGGGTGCTGGCCGGCGACGAGAGCACCGACGAGGTCGAGCGCATCGCGGTGCGCCCCGCCGAGACCGACCTCGCCCCGGCCCCGCAGCACTCCGCGAGCGACGCCGGGCCCGGCGCCGGGTCCGAGCAGGCCCAGCAACAGCAGCAGCAGCACGAAGGGCAGGGGTGA
- the holA gene encoding DNA polymerase III subunit delta yields MPSKPRTATKSTAKSAAKTPGNTVAPFDLAPAPVVLLAGSEEALADRAFGALLARMRELDPTFERTDISAAGYQKGQLATWTSPSLFDERSLVLVDGVDTASDAFVEDVLDYLAAPVDTVVLVLRHRGGNKAKKVLETARTVPGVAEVSCQPLKRDQDKVDFVLGDVRRARRRIDVEAARALVSALGSDLGELAAAVDQLLADTDGTVTEAAVHRYHGGRREATGFEVADAAIAGEEGQALVLVRHAAATGVPAVVVVAALASRLRQLAKVAAAGRGRAADLARDLGMAPWLVEKAQREVRTLDPEGLAAAILAVAEADHAVKGGGTPPEHALERAVRVVAAARR; encoded by the coding sequence GTGCCCAGCAAGCCCAGGACCGCCACCAAGAGCACCGCGAAGAGTGCAGCGAAGACACCGGGGAACACCGTCGCCCCGTTCGACCTGGCCCCCGCGCCCGTCGTCCTGCTGGCCGGGTCCGAGGAGGCGCTCGCCGACCGCGCGTTCGGGGCCCTGCTGGCCCGGATGCGCGAGCTGGACCCCACCTTCGAGCGCACCGACATCAGCGCCGCCGGGTACCAGAAGGGCCAGCTCGCGACCTGGACGTCCCCTTCGCTGTTCGACGAGCGGTCCCTCGTCCTCGTCGACGGGGTGGACACCGCGAGCGACGCCTTCGTCGAGGACGTCCTGGACTACCTGGCCGCCCCCGTCGACACCGTGGTCCTCGTCCTGCGCCACCGGGGCGGCAACAAGGCCAAGAAGGTCCTCGAGACCGCCCGCACGGTCCCCGGCGTCGCCGAGGTGTCCTGCCAGCCCCTCAAGCGCGACCAGGACAAGGTCGACTTCGTCCTCGGAGACGTGCGCCGCGCGCGCCGCCGCATCGACGTCGAGGCCGCCCGGGCCCTCGTCTCCGCCCTCGGCTCCGACCTGGGCGAGCTCGCCGCCGCCGTCGACCAGCTGCTCGCCGACACCGACGGCACCGTGACCGAGGCCGCCGTCCACCGCTACCACGGGGGCCGGCGCGAGGCCACGGGCTTCGAGGTCGCCGACGCCGCCATCGCGGGCGAGGAGGGGCAGGCGCTGGTGCTCGTGCGGCACGCCGCGGCGACGGGCGTGCCCGCGGTCGTGGTGGTCGCCGCCCTGGCCTCCCGGCTGCGCCAGCTCGCCAAGGTCGCCGCCGCCGGTCGCGGGCGGGCCGCGGACCTGGCCCGTGACCTCGGGATGGCGCCCTGGCTGGTGGAGAAGGCCCAGCGCGAGGTCCGCACCCTCGACCCCGAGGGCCTGGCCGCGGCGATCCTGGCCGTCGCCGAGGCCGACCACGCCGTCAAGGGCGGCGGCACCCCGCCCGAGCACGCCCTGGAACGGGCCGTGCGGGTCGTGGCCGCCGCCCGGCGCTGA
- a CDS encoding LGFP repeat-containing protein, with protein MGREGFVVRSRAVVGAVTLAGVLAATAAPAHAVERRPRAQDPLRVTVHCTEDGTELELQWRVDRLGTTYSLDTSALPWTADTVVDTGPLAVGTTGWQEDHWWLESQAGPARVALRAGGEVVSEKQLDVPDCDGWPGISAFAASSANQPGSPLAVGALTGVVTRGPDGATAAQALDGDVVAERDGTTHVVRGPVSQFWRATGGLDGRLGTPTTSQVENSDGTGFSTQFTSGAVWWSPATGAHSLKNWSFPYGVGTEGTRWAPGLGFPTDDGTDVRAADGSTFGWYQRFSEGVNYYSVAGAGFVANGAVLAEYAETGYEGGRLGWPVSSGEPFAYGDGSSAAEPYDSWRQRFQNGAIFSPFDGGPYPAHVLYGAIAARYQGGNDRTDFRFARALGYPVSDEIATADGTGAYAVFANQAGIYWSPATGAHEVVDAGYGFNGYYAYRGGPSSRLGYPTAPQAALTLANRFGSTGAVQQFSKGNLYARWDPATRDHQRFSVTGAFYPAWAARGWEGSDLGYPTSEEFSVIGGVRQTFEGGRLDWDYRTQRVTVTLT; from the coding sequence ATGGGACGCGAGGGGTTCGTGGTGCGCAGCAGGGCGGTCGTGGGTGCGGTGACGCTGGCCGGGGTGCTGGCCGCGACGGCGGCGCCCGCGCACGCCGTGGAGCGCCGGCCCCGGGCCCAGGACCCGCTGCGGGTCACGGTCCACTGCACCGAGGACGGCACGGAGCTGGAGCTGCAGTGGCGCGTCGACCGCCTCGGCACCACCTACTCCCTGGACACCAGCGCCCTGCCGTGGACGGCCGACACCGTCGTCGACACCGGCCCGCTGGCGGTGGGGACGACCGGCTGGCAGGAGGACCACTGGTGGCTGGAGAGCCAGGCCGGGCCGGCGCGCGTCGCCCTGCGGGCCGGCGGCGAGGTCGTGTCGGAGAAGCAGCTCGACGTGCCCGACTGCGACGGCTGGCCCGGCATCAGCGCCTTCGCGGCCTCCAGCGCGAACCAGCCCGGGTCCCCGCTGGCCGTCGGCGCCCTCACGGGTGTCGTCACCCGCGGGCCCGACGGCGCCACCGCGGCGCAGGCCCTCGACGGCGACGTCGTGGCCGAGCGCGACGGGACCACCCACGTCGTGCGCGGTCCGGTCTCGCAGTTCTGGCGGGCCACCGGTGGGCTGGACGGCCGGCTCGGGACGCCCACCACCAGCCAGGTCGAGAACTCCGACGGCACGGGGTTCTCCACGCAGTTCACCTCCGGCGCGGTGTGGTGGAGCCCGGCCACCGGGGCCCACTCCCTGAAGAACTGGTCGTTCCCGTACGGCGTGGGGACCGAGGGCACCCGGTGGGCACCGGGGCTGGGCTTCCCGACCGACGACGGCACCGACGTCCGGGCCGCCGACGGGTCGACGTTCGGCTGGTACCAGCGGTTCTCCGAGGGTGTGAACTACTACTCGGTCGCCGGGGCGGGCTTCGTCGCGAACGGGGCCGTCCTCGCCGAGTACGCCGAGACCGGGTACGAGGGCGGTCGCCTCGGCTGGCCGGTCAGCAGCGGGGAGCCGTTCGCCTACGGCGACGGCTCTTCGGCCGCCGAGCCCTACGACAGCTGGCGCCAGCGGTTCCAGAACGGCGCGATCTTCTCGCCCTTCGACGGCGGCCCCTACCCCGCCCACGTCCTGTACGGCGCGATCGCCGCGCGCTACCAGGGCGGGAACGACCGCACGGACTTCCGGTTCGCCCGCGCCCTCGGCTACCCCGTCAGCGACGAGATCGCGACCGCGGACGGGACCGGCGCCTACGCCGTCTTCGCCAACCAGGCCGGGATCTACTGGTCCCCGGCGACGGGCGCGCACGAGGTCGTCGACGCCGGGTACGGGTTCAACGGCTACTACGCCTACCGCGGTGGCCCCTCCTCCCGCCTGGGGTACCCGACGGCCCCGCAGGCCGCGCTGACCCTGGCGAACCGGTTCGGCAGCACCGGGGCCGTGCAGCAGTTCTCGAAGGGGAACCTCTACGCCCGGTGGGACCCGGCGACCCGCGACCACCAGCGGTTCAGCGTCACGGGCGCCTTCTACCCGGCGTGGGCGGCGCGCGGGTGGGAGGGCTCGGACCTGGGGTACCCCACCTCGGAGGAGTTCAGCGTCATCGGCGGGGTGCGGCAGACCTTCGAGGGCGGCCGTCTCGACTGGGACTACCGGACGCAGCGGGTGACGGTCACCCTGACCTGA
- a CDS encoding sulfite exporter TauE/SafE family protein, whose product MLSSITPLGERGRASRWSVTVAFHLLGSAAGGTLLGTLLGGLGSLLPVPAAAVALVVVLLAAVTVAAEAGRSPWFPSWHRQVDEDWLHRYRGWVYGLGYGAQLGVGVVTIVTSPVLYLAMALMTATGGPGPGAVVGFAFGLVRALPLLAARSVTTPDRLAAVHRRLERLAPVGRRVTGSWSVVVAVAALAGGVL is encoded by the coding sequence ATGCTCTCGAGCATCACCCCGCTCGGGGAGCGGGGACGCGCCAGCCGGTGGTCGGTCACGGTCGCCTTCCACCTCCTCGGCTCGGCCGCGGGGGGAACGCTGCTGGGGACCCTGCTGGGCGGGCTCGGTTCCCTGCTGCCCGTCCCGGCGGCGGCCGTCGCGCTCGTCGTGGTGCTGCTGGCCGCCGTGACGGTGGCCGCCGAGGCCGGCCGCTCACCGTGGTTCCCGAGCTGGCACCGGCAGGTCGACGAGGACTGGCTGCACCGCTACCGCGGGTGGGTCTACGGCCTCGGGTACGGCGCCCAGCTCGGCGTCGGCGTCGTCACCATCGTCACCTCGCCCGTGCTGTACCTGGCGATGGCGTTGATGACCGCCACCGGCGGGCCGGGACCCGGTGCCGTCGTGGGGTTCGCCTTCGGGCTCGTGCGGGCGCTGCCGCTGCTCGCGGCGCGGTCGGTGACGACCCCGGACCGGCTCGCGGCGGTGCACCGCCGGCTGGAACGGCTCGCCCCGGTGGGCCGCCGCGTGACGGGTTCGTGGTCGGTGGTGGTCGCGGTCGCGGCCCTGGCGGGAGGAGTGCTGTGA
- a CDS encoding alpha-E domain-containing protein — protein MLSRIAESLFWIGRYVERADATARILDVHVERTLADPWVDESAVSTSLLSVMGSPLEPGRTVGRRELLELLAHDPVSPSSITGALGAARENARRARETVSGDMWESLNTTWNALASGQWRAASPHRFFSWVRERTAVVSGLVDATMSRDDSWHFFVLGRSLERADMTARLVDTRAVSGTGSQWPLLLRSTGAYEAFLRAYHGSSTGAAGEAHAAEFLLLDRLFPRSVVNALEVAEACLDALDPVPRRVGYTEDARRVVGMARTRLEFQSPEDLLADLHEQMRLVTQACSAASEAVGMRFFPVAGAVSWTAGRS, from the coding sequence GTGCTCAGCCGCATCGCCGAGTCGCTGTTCTGGATCGGGCGCTACGTCGAACGGGCCGACGCCACCGCGCGCATCCTCGACGTCCACGTCGAGCGCACCCTGGCCGACCCGTGGGTCGACGAGAGCGCCGTCTCGACGTCCCTGCTGTCGGTCATGGGCTCCCCGCTCGAACCCGGCCGGACCGTCGGGCGCCGCGAGCTGCTGGAACTGCTCGCCCACGACCCCGTCAGCCCCAGTTCCATCACCGGGGCGCTGGGGGCGGCCCGCGAGAACGCGCGCCGGGCCCGCGAGACCGTCTCCGGTGACATGTGGGAATCGCTGAACACCACGTGGAACGCCCTGGCCTCCGGTCAGTGGCGCGCCGCGAGCCCGCACCGGTTCTTCTCCTGGGTGCGCGAGCGCACCGCCGTCGTGTCCGGGCTGGTCGACGCGACCATGAGCCGCGACGACTCCTGGCACTTCTTCGTCCTGGGCCGGTCCCTGGAGCGCGCGGACATGACGGCCCGGCTCGTCGACACCCGCGCCGTGTCCGGCACGGGCAGCCAGTGGCCCCTGCTGCTGCGCTCGACGGGGGCCTACGAGGCGTTCCTGCGGGCCTACCACGGGTCGAGCACCGGAGCGGCGGGCGAGGCCCACGCGGCCGAGTTCCTGCTGCTGGACCGGCTCTTCCCGCGCTCGGTGGTCAACGCGCTCGAGGTGGCCGAGGCCTGCCTGGACGCCCTCGACCCGGTGCCGCGGCGGGTGGGGTACACCGAGGACGCCCGGCGCGTCGTCGGGATGGCCCGCACCCGGCTGGAGTTCCAGAGCCCCGAGGACCTGCTCGCGGACCTGCACGAGCAGATGCGGCTGGTGACCCAGGCGTGCTCGGCGGCCTCCGAGGCTGTCGGCATGCGGTTCTTCCCGGTGGCGGGAGCGGTTTCGTGGACGGCGGGGAGGTCCTGA
- the rpsT gene encoding 30S ribosomal protein S20 — protein MANIKSQKKRILTNEKARLRNKAVKSELRTAVRGFKEALASGDAAKAQAALQLASKKLDKAVSKGVIHKNQAANRKSAIAKAAAKA, from the coding sequence GTGGCGAACATCAAGTCGCAGAAGAAGCGCATCCTCACCAACGAGAAGGCGCGCCTGCGCAACAAGGCCGTCAAGTCCGAGCTGCGCACCGCGGTGCGCGGCTTCAAGGAGGCCCTGGCCTCCGGCGACGCCGCCAAGGCCCAGGCCGCTCTGCAGCTGGCGAGCAAGAAGCTCGACAAGGCCGTGAGCAAGGGCGTCATCCACAAGAACCAGGCCGCGAACCGCAAGTCGGCCATCGCCAAGGCTGCGGCCAAGGCCTGA